The genomic segment ATAAGGGAAGGCCGTCCTGAGGCCGACTTGCGCCGTGCCCGCCGGAGGCGGATGCAGATGCAGCGGAAGCGGCTGGGCGCAACGGGCACGCCCTTTGAACACAGCCGTCAGAACTGCCTGGATGCCACAGCTACTTCAAAGCCTCGAAACGCTGCCGTATTGCTTCCACCCGCTTTCGGTTCACACCAAAATCGGAATAACCCGTACGCGACGCGGAGCGTACGTGGATTAACTTGTTCTCGTCGTCGAACTCAAACTCCACATCGTCCACGAAACGGAACATCAAAGACGTCGCCGTGACATGGATGTAGTCCCCGCGCGCTTCCACAATCTTAACGCGCGGCAGGGCCTGCACAGCCTGAAGCAGACGGGACCGGGCCTGCGCCCTGTCGCCCTCATAATGCAAAGGCGCTACAGCGTGTTCCTCCGATGCGGCCAGCGAAGAGACACAATTGGGGGAATCGGGGCAGGGTTTCAAATTACTCGCCATAACACCCTCACACAAAAAAAGCGCCAATGCGGCAAGGAACAATGTTTTGACAATCTCGTTCACTACGCAACTGTTCGGCTTGTTTTGTCAACCGGCAATTCAAGACTGCCGGCTAAACAGTATAGTGCCCCAAACCAGGGCTGCCGGTGCCCCTTATGCGTGATCATACCCAGCCACACCGGGCTTCCCCGAAAGAGCGCCGCCACTCAAGGCATCAAAGCAATGCCTCCAGGCACCGCCAGCCCGCCGGCGACAGCGCCCCTCTCAAGCCGCGAGCTGCCGTACCGATAACCGATTTTGTCAGCGTCCGATTGGATTTTATTGCTCATGCCCGCACCTGCTTCCCACTCTGTCCGTTCACAGGCTGTAGCGCTGTGTCTGCTGACGCTTCCCGCCAGCGCACTGGCGGAGTTCACTCTCAACTGGACACCCCTGACCAGCGGCCCGTCCGACGGCGGTGGCACATCCTATTTCAACTGCAACCGGCCCGACTCCGGAGCCGGGGTCAATTGCACCAGTCACGACGGCGGCGCCACCAACGGCACCGTGGACCCGGACAAAACGCCCTTTCTCCAGGAGGTCGTCACCGACGTGGACGGCAAGCGCTATTTTCACGTGATCGTAGGCCTGCCGCCGGGACCGGGCGAAGACGGCTTTGCCCACGAGACTTTCATTCAGGTGCAAGACGGCACCACCGCCTGCGGCAACACTTATTGCCCCTACGCGGGCGGCAGCTACAACGCCTTCAGCGGCAGCGGCGATGCGCCCCTGAGCGCCGATCTCACCCTCACCGGCAACGGCACGGCCGACCCCACCAAAGTCATCACCCGCCAGGTGATCGTCGACTCGGCCATGGGCCTGACCCAGGAATTCATCAAATCGTCCTTCACCGCAAAACCGAAAATCACCCAGAGCGTGGTGTCCAGTGACCTCAGCACCTCATTCACCCTGGACATGAGCAACAGCGGCTACAGCGATCTCAGCACCCCCGGCACCATGACCAACACCCTCACCTTCACCGACCCCGCCATCCCCGGCGGTTTCGACGCTGCCACCATCCCTTCCTCCGGCATCCAGATCACCGGCGGCCGCTACACCTACACCGGGCCGGGACAGTGGGACAGCAGCGGCTTCACCCCCGGCAGCTACAGTTATTGGGACAACGGCGGCTTCGATACCAGCACGGCACAGTGGAGCAGCTTCCGCGACGATGCCCAAAACCCCCTGAGCTACACCAGCGGCGGCACCCAGACCCGCAACGAGGCCGGCAACACTTGCAAGACCACCAGCGCCGGCTCCGGTGGCTGCTGAGTCCGCGCCTTCCGGCTTGCGTTCCAAGGCGCCGGCCACCGGCGCACTGCGGCCGCCCCCTGGAGTCAGGCCAGCCTGCCCTTGTTCACTGCCGCCGCTTTCTGCGCCGATAGTGCTTCATCCCAAAACCCGCACCGCAAAGCGCCAGCAGCAGGGCCGTGGGAGGTTCCGGAACGGTGAAGGAGGCCTCTTTGATGGTAAGGCTCAGCCCCGTGAAACTGGTACTTGCAAAATCGAAAGGACTGAGGGCGAAACCTTCAGTAAGGTCGGTTGCGGTGTAGCCGGGCATCAACAGCGCCGTGCCCGCACCCACCGCTTCAAAAGTCAAGGTGGCAAGCAGGGTATCGTCACCCACCACCGGCAAGGGAAAAGCAAGGCCGGCAAGGCCGTCGCCGTCAAAACCGAAGGCGGGAATCCACGCACTGCCAATGAGGGGACTGCCTGTGGCAGTCAACAGGCCGGAGGCGTTGTCCAGATCCAGGCCCCAACCCAGCACGGGTTCCGTAAGGGGAATGTCGGCAACGATATCCACCGTGAGCAAGTCCCCAACGGTGATGTCTGTGGTGGAAGGCGTCAGCGAAACCACCACAGCGCCGGCTGGCAAGGGCAGGTACGCTGTCAGGCCCAACAAGATTGCTTTCATGGTCTTCGTCATTGTTTTTCTCCTTATCCGCCTTGTGCGTTCAGAAAATAGCCGTACCAGGTCTGGTAGTCGACAAGGGTAATGCAGCCGTCACCGTCATAGTCCGCATCACCGTTATAGGCCGCAGCCCCGGCACACTGGCCGAAAGTGGCCTGAAACAGCGCGAAGTCGTCGCTGTCCACATCGCAGTCCCCGTCCAGATCACCGGCCACCCCGCCGCCACACACGCCCGCTGTTGCCGCCACGGTGAAAGTGACCTCCGCGCTGTCACTGGCCATGGGCTCGCCATCGTCAGAGACTTGGAACCTTACCGACACCACAGCGGCCGCAGCCGGCGTCCAGCTAAAGGTGGCGGTGCCGTCGCCGTGGTCTGTCAGGCTGGCGCCGGCGGGCAGACCACTGGCAGCAAAGACCAGGGCATCGCCATCGGCATCACTGGCGCTGAGGGGAAGGACCAGGTTCTCGCCCGGTGCCAGGGTTTGGTCGCCCAGGGGTGCCAGCACCGGCGGGCGGTTGACATCACCCACGGTCACGGTGATGGATTCCTCGTCAGTGGCCACCGGCTGACCGTTGTCGCTGACGGTGAACACGAGCGGGAAGTTGCCCGCCTGGCTGTAATCCGGTATCCAGCTGAAGAGCGCCGTACCGTCACCCTTGTCCACGAAATCCGCCCCCGGCGGCAAACCGGAAACATCGAAGCTGAGACCATCACCGTCAGGGTCACTGGCCATGAGGCGAATGCTCAGCAATGCCCCCTCCTCCACCGTCCGGTCACCAACCGCCTCCAGCACCGGCGGCCGGTTGACGTTACCCACGGTAACGGTGAATTGCTCGCTGTCGCTGGCCATGGGCTCGCCGTTGTCGGTGACGCTGATGATGGGCTGGAAGTTGCCCGCCTGGGTGAAGCCCGGGGTCCAGCTGAACAGCGCGGTGCCGTCACCGTTGTCCACCAGGGTGGCGCCGGTGGGCGCGTTGGCCAGGGCAAAGCTCAAGGCATCGCCGTCCGGATCGGTGGCCGCAACCGGGAA from the Gammaproteobacteria bacterium genome contains:
- a CDS encoding DUF1499 domain-containing protein, whose translation is MASNLKPCPDSPNCVSSLAASEEHAVAPLHYEGDRAQARSRLLQAVQALPRVKIVEARGDYIHVTATSLMFRFVDDVEFEFDDENKLIHVRSASRTGYSDFGVNRKRVEAIRQRFEALK